The Flavipsychrobacter sp. genome contains the following window.
AACACTAGGTTTCCAGCGATCTTTTGATACCACTCTGCTTTGAATTTATATTTATGGTATTCTATCCACTCATATTTTTCAGCAGGAGTAACACTAGCAAAGTCTTTATTACCAAATGCACTGAACGGTGGTGTAAACTGGAAGGTGAAGCTAATATTAGAACCAGAACGCGGGTACAATGGTTGGTCAACAGAATAACGTGCCAACACTAATTTGAAATACAAGTTATTACTTGTTCCATTATTAAACCCAGTACCTGAGATCAGCTCATAATCCTTAAGTTTAAAGTTCTGATAGTTCAACCCGTAAGTGAAGATGAAGTTGTCATCCGGCCATTTAATACGCTTACTTAAAGAGATACCACCACCTACAACTCTCATAAATGCTGCATTAGCATTTTGGCCGATAGAAGAGCCTGAGAACTTACTATACATAAAGCTAGTAGTTAAGGCATTTGGCTTTTTGCCACCCAACCACGGCTCAGTAAATGAGAAGTTCAATGAGTTATAGAACTGACCGTTCGACTGATAGTTAATAGAGAATTTCTGACCATCACCTACAGGTAGCGGATCCCAGAATTTAGGTTTGAAAATGTTTCTAAGAGAGAAGTTATTAAAGGTAATACCGATATTACCATAGAAGTTAACACCACCTCCAAAACCAGCGGATAGTTGTAATTGGTCGCTAGATTTCTCCACTACGGTATATTCTATATCAACCGTACCGTCTTCTTGGTTTGGCTTAGGTTGTATACCTATCTTCTCTTGATCGAAGAAACCTAGGTTGGCGATCTCTCTTTGAGAACGTATCAAGTCTGTTCTGCTGAACTTATTACCAGGTAGTGTACGTAGCTCACGACGAATAACGTGTTCGTTCGTACGATTATTACCCGCAATAGTAATATCTCTAATAGTTGCCTGCGGCCCTTCAGTAACACGCATTTCATAGTTGATCGTATCACCTATGATAGATGTTTCTATAGGGTCTACATTAAAGAACAAATAACCATCGTCCATGTAAAGACTACTGATATCTCTATCTCCATCAGGGCTCAACACTTTTCCTAAGCGAGTTTCTAGTACATCTATATTATAGACATCTCCTTTTTTAATTCCTAAAATTTCAGATAGCTGCTCATTAGAATATTTGGTATTACCCTTCCACTCTATATCACCGAAGTAATACTTATGTCCTTCTCTTACTTTGATATCAATATTAAGGTTACCATTTGGTAAGCGATATACTGTATCTTTCTCAATGCTCGCATCTCTAAAACCTAGTGTATTATAGTATGCGATTAATGCTTGTTTGTCTGATTCATATTTCTTCTCATCATACTTAGAGCTAGAGAATATTCTAAATCTCAAATAAGGATCTAATGCTTCCAATGTCTGTGTAGGATGTAAAAACTGATACTCGTTTACAAATTTGCTGAAAGAGTGCTCATTCTTTTCATATATACTTATCTCATCAGCAGGGTGTATAGACAAGCGAGCCATCTCTTTGGTAGACTTCAAGTTTCTTTTCAACTTTGTATCTGTAGCTTGAGTATTACCAGCGATATTAACTTGATTGATCTTTGACTTCAGCCCCTTATCGATATCGAAGGTGAGCATGATAGAATTAATAGCTAGTGTATCAATTCTTTCTCTTACACCAACATTAATATCAGAAAAACCTTTCTCTGAGAAATACTTCTCAATTCTAACAACAGCTTCTTTCTTGGTAGCATCAGTTACCACACGACCTTTTACTAGCCCTACTTTATCTTGTAGTTCTTGTGCTTCACTTTTCTTAATTCCTTTAAAGTTATATCTGCTTAGCCTTGGTCTTTCTTCAACGTGAATATTAAGAAATATCTTATCGCCTATAAACTTTGTAGCCTCTACATAAACATCCGAAAACAACTCTTGCTTCCAAAGATTACGCAAAGCTTTTGCTACTTTTTCATCTCCTTTAAGTTTTACTTTATCTCCAAGAGATAATCCTGTAATAGAGATCAACAGATCTTCATCTAAGTACTTAGTACCCGAAACTGTAATACCGGATATCAGATATTCCTTAGGCTTGGAAGGAACAGCGTTACTACCGTTTCTCATTCCGTTGATACCGGAAGAACTACCTGTTGACAACTGTGCGTTGGCAACAACTGAAGTAGTGGCAATAATTATAAGTGTAAGTAATGGTAGTAATCTATTACGCATGCTGGGTTGTATTCGTTTGAACTTGTTCACTCGTTTTGCCAAATCTTCTCTCTCTTTGCTGATAATCTAACAGGGCTTCGTACAAACTTGGTTTTCTAAAATCTGGCCAGTGTACTGATGTAAAATACATTTCAGCATAAGCCAATTGGTACAATAAAAAGTTACTTATTCTATTTTCTCCGCTTGTACGGATCATTAATTCAGGATCAGGATAATCAGCCGTAGTTAAATACTTATGGAACATATCACTATCAACTGTATCTGCATCTAGTGTTCCTGCTTTTACTTCTTTAGCTATTTTTTTAGCCGCCTCTGCTATCTCCCAAGTAGCACTATAGCTCAACGCAAGTATTAGGTTCAACCCTGTATTACTAGCTGTAATTTCTTTAGCTTCATTCAGCTCCTTCTGACAGATATCAGGCAGGCTTTCAAAATTGCCAATTACATGCAAACGAATGTTATTCTTTTTCAACTCCTCTACTTCCT
Protein-coding sequences here:
- a CDS encoding POTRA domain-containing protein, with translation MRNRLLPLLTLIIIATTSVVANAQLSTGSSSGINGMRNGSNAVPSKPKEYLISGITVSGTKYLDEDLLISITGLSLGDKVKLKGDEKVAKALRNLWKQELFSDVYVEATKFIGDKIFLNIHVEERPRLSRYNFKGIKKSEAQELQDKVGLVKGRVVTDATKKEAVVRIEKYFSEKGFSDINVGVRERIDTLAINSIMLTFDIDKGLKSKINQVNIAGNTQATDTKLKRNLKSTKEMARLSIHPADEISIYEKNEHSFSKFVNEYQFLHPTQTLEALDPYLRFRIFSSSKYDEKKYESDKQALIAYYNTLGFRDASIEKDTVYRLPNGNLNIDIKVREGHKYYFGDIEWKGNTKYSNEQLSEILGIKKGDVYNIDVLETRLGKVLSPDGDRDISSLYMDDGYLFFNVDPIETSIIGDTINYEMRVTEGPQATIRDITIAGNNRTNEHVIRRELRTLPGNKFSRTDLIRSQREIANLGFFDQEKIGIQPKPNQEDGTVDIEYTVVEKSSDQLQLSAGFGGGVNFYGNIGITFNNFSLRNIFKPKFWDPLPVGDGQKFSINYQSNGQFYNSLNFSFTEPWLGGKKPNALTTSFMYSKFSGSSIGQNANAAFMRVVGGGISLSKRIKWPDDNFIFTYGLNYQNFKLKDYELISGTGFNNGTSNNLYFKLVLARYSVDQPLYPRSGSNISFTFQFTPPFSAFGNKDFASVTPAEKYEWIEYHKYKFKAEWYQKIAGNLVFKLATKYGFLGYYNKDIGFSPFERFQLGGDGLSGQNFFIGRDIIAHRGYKNPYSYDATIFNKYTAEIRYPFSLSPTSTIYGLMFVEAANAWSNFSNYNPAKLNRSAGLGIRVFLPMFGLLGLDYGIGFDRYNAATGQTKLGDIAAFTFMLGFEPE
- a CDS encoding isoprenyl transferase codes for the protein MDILQSIDRNKLPKHIAIIMDGNGRWAKERNQDRVYGHHEGVISVREIVNGCAELGISYLTLYAFSTENWNRPQEEVNALMELLVNTIRKEVEELKKNNIRLHVIGNFESLPDICQKELNEAKEITASNTGLNLILALSYSATWEIAEAAKKIAKEVKAGTLDADTVDSDMFHKYLTTADYPDPELMIRTSGENRISNFLLYQLAYAEMYFTSVHWPDFRKPSLYEALLDYQQRERRFGKTSEQVQTNTTQHA